The following proteins are encoded in a genomic region of Fusarium oxysporum f. sp. lycopersici 4287 chromosome 1, whole genome shotgun sequence:
- a CDS encoding 3-oxoacyl-[acyl-carrier protein] reductase, translating into MAHALAANGASKVFIIGRREERLQETAASAPSGSIIPVVGDVTSSESLQAAYSFVASQTDHVDLLVANSGTTGRPYKSSEPRPDGSLPSFSELRDFLWSMSMEDFTNVAHVNVTGAFYTILAFLPMLEAANRKRSASDQSTISPPRPQIIITSSVAGFSRFVPTTENIAYHLSKAAVNHMVKLLATNLVQDNIRVNGIAPGLYYTDMTSSFYKSQGVEGKGLVDGSFSRDIIPITRGGGEGDMAGVILYMAGAAGGYLNGSIIVGDGGSLCLFPSTY; encoded by the coding sequence ATGGCACACGCCCTCGCCGCCAACGGCGCCTCCAAGGTCTTTATCATCGGCCGACGAGAGGAGCGTCTTCAAGAGACAGCCGCTTCCGCTCCTAGCGGTTCCATTATTCCTGTCGTGGGAGACGTGACGTCTAGCGAGTCTCTCCAAGCCGCCTACAGCTTTGTTGCCTCACAGACGGATCACGTTGACCTGCTGGTCGCGAACAGCGGGACAACTGGGCGACCCTACAAAAGTTCCGAGCCTAGGCCAGATGGATCTTTGCCTAGTTTTTCTGAACTCCGCGATTTCCTATGGTCAATGTCTATGGAGGACTTCACAAATGTTGCTCACGTTAATGTCACTGGAGCGTTTTACACCATCTTGGCCTTCCTGCCAATGCTTGAGGCTGCGAACAGAAAGCGATCAGCCTCTGACCAAAGCACTATATCCCCTCCCAGGCCCCAGATCATTATTACCAGTTCGGTAGCAGGCTTTAGCCGCTTCGTACCGACTACCGAGAATATTGCGTATCACTTGTCTAAGGCGGCCGTAAACCATATGGTTAAGCTTCTCGCCACAAACCTCGTTCAGGATAACATTCGTGTCAACGGGATTGCTCCAGGCTTATATTACACTGATATGACATCGTCATTTTACAAATCACAAGGTGTTGAGGGGAAGGGTCTAGTGGATGGGTCATTCTCGCGGGATATCATTCCTATCACGAGGGGTGGAGGCGAGGGGGACATGGCGGGGGTGATACTCTATATGGCTGGTGCTGCCGGAGGATATCTAAACGGGAGTATTATAGTTGGTGATGGGGGTTCTTTATGTCTTTTTCCTTCGACATACTAA